GCTCATGCCTATCTTTAGAGAAAGCCAAACCCGGTACAATTAAAAGATCTGGCGGATCCATCAAATTATTATCATAATTTTTAGGCTCCTTACTCCCAAATGGACTTTCTTCAACTTCAGTGTCCTTAGTATATTTAACAAAGTTCATTGAGTAATCCGGAAAAGTCTTTGGAATATAGACTTCCTTTCCCATTTCAAAGCATTGATTAATAATAGGAAAAGTTGGTATCTCATCATCCATACTCAAAGTAATCCCAATACTTAATGCATTTTGAAAATCTAAATCATTAAAAAGCTGAAAATAAAGATCATTGAACTCCCTTTGAGCTTGATCAGATTTCATAAAATTATTGATGAGATCAAGCTGCTTTTTTCTAAAGCTAACTTTATCCAACTAATCACTCCCAATCCTAGTAAAAAAAAACAACAGGGATTTTAACCTGTTGTTTATTTTGTTTCACGATGCAATGTAACAGTACGTTCGCGTGGACAATATTTCTTAAGTTCAAGGCGATCGGGATTGTTACGCTTGCTCTTGTTTGTTAGATATGTACGTTCATGACATGAAGTACATTCCATTGTTATGTTTACTCTCATTATTGGAACATCCTTTCATAAATACTTAACTAAATTCAACTAATTAAATATATCATTTTTTACGGTATTTTAAAAGGTCAAATTAGGATTATTTCTGTCCCGTTAATTTATAGTAGTCCGTATAGATCTGCTTTGCAAGCAATTGAGGGTAACTTCCCTTCTCACTAGTAAGATTAGGGAAAACAATAGCCATGGCAATATTAGGATCATCATAGGGTCCAAAAGTTACCAAACTGTTAGTAACTGTTTCTGGAGGATCTGAACTAGGATTGTCAGGATTGTAATAGAATGACTGTGCAGTACCAGTCTTAGCAGCAACCTTAGGTTCAAGACTAGCTAATCTAGTAGCGGTAGTCCAATAACCACTACCGTGAACGGCAGCGTACATACCCTTTCTTACGACATCCAATTCATCATTGGTGAAACCAACTTTATTCAAGACAGATGGCTTAGTAACTGAGGTTAAAGCTCCCTTAGTTCCATCATCCTTAGTCTTTTGAATTGATTGCACAATATACGGCTTCATTCGATAACCACCGTTAGCAATAGTTGAAATATATTGTGCCATTTCAATTAAGGTATAAGCATCATAGTTACCATAAGATAAATCCAGTGCAGAACCAGTCTTTAATTGCCCACTACTATTTGTAGTAGAACCTTCAATACCAGTTGTTTCACCAGAAATATCAATCCCAGTTTTTACACCTAAGCCAAATTGGTTGAAGTATCCTCGTAATTTCGAGAAAATGTCTGAATCCATTTTAATATAAGAATGTGGCGTATATTTAGCATTAGCTTCTTTCATGGCTAAAGCCATCATATACTCATTAGATGATACTTGTAGCGCTTGAATAGCACTTAAACTGCTAAAGGTACCGACTGGATAAACTGATTTTTTAACTGATGTACCTGGCAAATAAATAGGATTATCAGCTAATGTATTATTAGTTGGTGTAATTACACCGTCCATCATCGCACCCAAGACTGTAGCACCCTTAACCGCAGAACCCATAACGAAGGTTCTATTGATAACGCCTAAAGCATCTTCAGAAGTTTTACCAGTTTGAGGATTGTTGTGAATCCCAGCCATAGCTAAAATAGCACCAGTCTTTGGATTCATTGCTACAACGTAAGCACCATCAGAGTACTGAGTAATTCCAGCTGATTTAGCAGCACTAAATTGTTCCTTCAAAGCGCTCTGAACTTGTTTTTGAAATTTAGAGTTGATAGTCAAATTAAGGTTACCACCCTTTTGACCACCATAAACAACGCTACTCTTCTTGATTTGGTTATTAGAGCCAACTTGAACTTCACGTTTACTCTTAGTACCAGAAAGAATTGATTCATAGCTCTTTTCCAAGTAACTAGTACCGACACGGTCATTTCTTGAATAACCAGAAGCAAGCATACTATTCAACTCATCATCAGGAATACCTTGTTGCTCAGTCGACACGCCACCAATGATACTTTCAATTGATTTACCTTGAGGATACTCACGGTCCCAATTACTGCCGATACTTACTCCAGGTAACTCGGTTAAATGTTCACTAACTTGTGCAATCTCTCTAGAAGTCAAACCTTTATCTTTTAAGAAAACAGTTGAAAGCGAATAAGCTGAACTCATCTTTTTAAATAAAGTAGCCCTTTGGAGATCCTTGTCACTCAAATGGATACCTTGCTTTTCAACATATTTAACTTCATTAGCGTAAATCTTAGTAGTTGACAGAGCCTCACCGTTAGAATTTACACGATAAGATTTAGGCATCTGTTTAACTACTTTAGATGATTTCCCTGGTGCAGACAAAATGTAATCGGCCTTATCACGACTGCTCAAATTAGTTTTTTCAACTGTTAAATATTTAGTTAGTCGATTAACAATTTGATAGATATCACTCGATTTAACACTACCACTCTTCGTATAAGTAATAGCATTCTCAGTTGAATTACCTACCAAAAGCCTACCTTCCGAATCATAAATCATCCCACGTGGAACACTACCAGTCATTACTGTCTTGTCTGTTCGGTCGACTTCAGCTTGAAACTTACCACCATAAACGATCTGTAAATATGCAAGTTGTCCAACTAATAAAGCGAAGAGGACAAAGACAATAAAGAAAAGTAAATTGAGACGAAATGGAATAGTCGACTTTGCTTGACCACCGGTTCTCTTTTTTATTATATCAAGTATTCTTCTCATATTATCCTTCAAAAAACGAATAGTTATTCATTAGATTTAAAAATATATTTTGGTCCATCCAACTTTGGATCGTACTCTACCAATAGATCATATCTGGCAAAAAACCAAGTATCACTATCAGTTATAAAATATGTAATACCATCCACAATTGTACTAGACTCTGGATCAAGTGGCTTTTCCTTTCGCATCGCTATTGAAAACCCATCATGAACCATAGTTTTACCGTAAACTTTACCGTAGAAATGTATTCCATCTCCGGGAACCAAATCCAACTCTTCTCTAAACCATTTAGAAGCTTCATCTGTTAGTTCAATTTTCATAACGTTCACCTCATTATTTTATAAAGTAAACATACCAGAAATTGTCGCTACTAAGCAACTTCTACGGTCTTAATTGTTAGATCATAACTTCCAACAGGAGTTTCAACCGTTACAACATCACCAACATGTTTGCCCAACAATGCTTTAGCAATCGGTGAGTCATTAGAGATCTTTCCTTGATCAGGATCAGATTCAGCTGCACCAACGATCGTGTAAACGTCAGGTTCTTCGCCATCTTCTTGAACGGTAACTTTTTTACCAATGGAAATTTCGTCACTAGCAACTTCATCAGTATCAATAACATTAGCGTATTGAATCATTTCAATAATTTGTGAAATACGTGATTCAACAACACTCTGTTCATCTTTAGCAGAAGTATATTCTGAATTTTCTGATAAATCACCAAAACTTCTAGCAATTTTAATTCTATTAATTACCTCTGGACGTTTAACTTTTTTCAGATTCTCCAATTCTTCTTCCAGTTTTTTCTTACCTTCAGCTGTCATAGGATAACTTTTTTCTGCCATTTTTATAACTTCCTTCAAAATAATTTATTAAGTTTATAATTTCAAAATGTCATCTAATCTACATCGATTAGATGACATTTTATTGTTCTATCTATGATTATACATTATTGACCGGTTGTTGCATATCTACTGTTGTGTTCTTCAAGTGTATGTGAGTACGTAATCTTACCAGTCTTCAAGTTTGCAAAGAAGTAAAGGTAATCTTGATCCCTATCAGATGGATTCAATGTTGCATCAATTGAATCAATACTTGGCGTATTAAAAGGACCAGGTCCATATCCTTTATTCTTATACAAATTATATGGTGATTTTACACTAGTATCTTTATTATTCAAACTAGTTTTATGCGTATTCAAAGCATACATAACTGAAATATCAGATTGCAGTGGCATATC
This sequence is a window from Companilactobacillus alimentarius DSM 20249. Protein-coding genes within it:
- the rpmG gene encoding 50S ribosomal protein L33, producing the protein MRVNITMECTSCHERTYLTNKSKRNNPDRLELKKYCPRERTVTLHRETK
- the greA gene encoding transcription elongation factor GreA — translated: MAEKSYPMTAEGKKKLEEELENLKKVKRPEVINRIKIARSFGDLSENSEYTSAKDEQSVVESRISQIIEMIQYANVIDTDEVASDEISIGKKVTVQEDGEEPDVYTIVGAAESDPDQGKISNDSPIAKALLGKHVGDVVTVETPVGSYDLTIKTVEVA
- a CDS encoding peptidoglycan D,D-transpeptidase FtsI family protein, with translation MRRILDIIKKRTGGQAKSTIPFRLNLLFFIVFVLFALLVGQLAYLQIVYGGKFQAEVDRTDKTVMTGSVPRGMIYDSEGRLLVGNSTENAITYTKSGSVKSSDIYQIVNRLTKYLTVEKTNLSSRDKADYILSAPGKSSKVVKQMPKSYRVNSNGEALSTTKIYANEVKYVEKQGIHLSDKDLQRATLFKKMSSAYSLSTVFLKDKGLTSREIAQVSEHLTELPGVSIGSNWDREYPQGKSIESIIGGVSTEQQGIPDDELNSMLASGYSRNDRVGTSYLEKSYESILSGTKSKREVQVGSNNQIKKSSVVYGGQKGGNLNLTINSKFQKQVQSALKEQFSAAKSAGITQYSDGAYVVAMNPKTGAILAMAGIHNNPQTGKTSEDALGVINRTFVMGSAVKGATVLGAMMDGVITPTNNTLADNPIYLPGTSVKKSVYPVGTFSSLSAIQALQVSSNEYMMALAMKEANAKYTPHSYIKMDSDIFSKLRGYFNQFGLGVKTGIDISGETTGIEGSTTNSSGQLKTGSALDLSYGNYDAYTLIEMAQYISTIANGGYRMKPYIVQSIQKTKDDGTKGALTSVTKPSVLNKVGFTNDELDVVRKGMYAAVHGSGYWTTATRLASLEPKVAAKTGTAQSFYYNPDNPSSDPPETVTNSLVTFGPYDDPNIAMAIVFPNLTSEKGSYPQLLAKQIYTDYYKLTGQK
- a CDS encoding 5-formyltetrahydrofolate cyclo-ligase produces the protein MDKVSFRKKQLDLINNFMKSDQAQREFNDLYFQLFNDLDFQNALSIGITLSMDDEIPTFPIINQCFEMGKEVYIPKTFPDYSMNFVKYTKDTEVEESPFGSKEPKNYDNNLMDPPDLLIVPGLAFSKDRHERLGSGTGYFDRYLAKYPTKTISLASSQQCYEQAPWPIYVLDKPVDKIIFSNKDR
- a CDS encoding HesB/YadR/YfhF family protein, coding for MKIELTDEASKWFREELDLVPGDGIHFYGKVYGKTMVHDGFSIAMRKEKPLDPESSTIVDGITYFITDSDTWFFARYDLLVEYDPKLDGPKYIFKSNE